The region TTATTCCAGAATTAAAGACATTGATAAATTTAAAACGCTGGAAATTTCAAATACTATTTTAGTGGATTGGAACGGAGAGCAGCAAAACATTACACATATTACAGCATTTGATACTAAAAGGAGTGTTCTTTTTACAGAATCTTCAAGGAAAGAAGTGTTAAAGTATTAATGAGGTTGTATAATTATTGTTTTAATTGTTATTTTCACGACCTGATAAATTACCATTAAATTTTTATGAAAAAAATTTCATTATTATTGCTTTTTCCGGCAATGCTGATTGCGCAGGAAAAGGCAACAACCACACCTACAAGGCAGCAGGGGAAATATGACACGAACAAGTTCAGTCAGATGTATGATTTGTTGGCAACTCCAAACATGTTTCGTACTGCGTCCGGAGCTCCGGGACCAGCTTATTACCAACAACAGGCAGATTATAAAATCGATGTTGAACTGGATGATAAAAAATCAAAATTAAGCGGATTTGAAACTATAACTTATAGTAATAATTCGCCAGACAGTCTGGAATACTTATGGGTTCAGCTGGATCAAAATCAGGCTAGGGCAAACGGACAAACTTCATTGGCGGAAGGTGAAAAAATTAATCAGGTTTTGCCGCTTGAAGGTTTTTCTTCTAAATATTTGAAAAAGGATTTAGAGCGTGGTTTTAATATTGAGCAGGTAAAAGATGCAAAAGGAAACGCAATGTCATATACTATCAACGAAACAATGATGCGTATTAATTTGGCTTCTCCTTTAAAGCCTGGTGAAAAAATTTCGTTTTCTATAAAATGGTGGTACAATATCAATAATTACAGAAAAGAAGGCGGGCGATCAGGATATGAATTATTCGAAAAAGATGGAAACAAACTGTATGTTATCGCTCAGTTCTATCCAAGAATGGCAGTTTACAATGATGTAGAAGGCTGGCAGAATATGCAGTTTTGGGGAAGTGGAGAGTTTGCTCTTCCTTTCGGAAACTTTGATGTAAATATTACAGTTCCTGCGGATCACGTAATTGATGCTACAGGGGAATTAACGAATAGAAGCGAGGTTTTTACTGCTGAACAAGTTAAACGTTACGAGCAAGCTCAGAAATCATTTGACAAACCTGTAGTTATTGTTACTCAGGCAGAAGCAGAAGCAGCAGAAAAAGGGTTTTCTGAAAAGAAAAAAACATGGAAATTCAGTGCAAAAAATGTTCGTGATTTTGGAATCGCTTCTTCTAGAAAATTCATTTACGATGCAATGGCTGTGAAAATTGGAAACAGAACTGTTATGGCAGAATCTGTTTACCCAAAAGAAGCAAATCCACTTTGGGGAGAAACTTCTACCATGGTGGTTGCGCATACTTTAAAAAGTTATTCATCTCACACTTTTGATTATCCTTATCCAAAAGCAGTTTCAGTTTCTGCAGAAGATCAGGGAATGGAATATCCAATGATTTGCTGGAATTATGGTCGTCCTGACGAAAATGGTGTGACTAGCAAAGAAGTTAAAAACGGAATGATTGGCGTTGTTATTCATGAAGTTGGTCACACATTCTTCCCGATGATTGTAAATTCGGACGAACGTCAATGGACATGGATGGATGAAGGATTGAATTCATTTTTAGAATATTTAGCTGAG is a window of Flavobacterium crocinum DNA encoding:
- a CDS encoding M1 family metallopeptidase, which translates into the protein MKKISLLLLFPAMLIAQEKATTTPTRQQGKYDTNKFSQMYDLLATPNMFRTASGAPGPAYYQQQADYKIDVELDDKKSKLSGFETITYSNNSPDSLEYLWVQLDQNQARANGQTSLAEGEKINQVLPLEGFSSKYLKKDLERGFNIEQVKDAKGNAMSYTINETMMRINLASPLKPGEKISFSIKWWYNINNYRKEGGRSGYELFEKDGNKLYVIAQFYPRMAVYNDVEGWQNMQFWGSGEFALPFGNFDVNITVPADHVIDATGELTNRSEVFTAEQVKRYEQAQKSFDKPVVIVTQAEAEAAEKGFSEKKKTWKFSAKNVRDFGIASSRKFIYDAMAVKIGNRTVMAESVYPKEANPLWGETSTMVVAHTLKSYSSHTFDYPYPKAVSVSAEDQGMEYPMICWNYGRPDENGVTSKEVKNGMIGVVIHEVGHTFFPMIVNSDERQWTWMDEGLNSFLEYLAEQELDPNFPSRRGPAKNIVPYMSGDQKFLEPIMSNSETIHQFGNNAYGKPATGLNILREVVMGRELFDYAFKTYANRWKFKHPTPEDFFRTMEDASAVDLDWFWRGWFYSTDFVDIGIKDVKQYYVSDTPTADLKDVKVRKGRFGYEKGPFVYLVAGDNTEVNQSKKKALKIEDFKPLADYVDQTFTAEEKASIKSPKYFYEVEFNKPGGMIMPILVEITYEDGSKDSYQYPAQIWRKSNETAKKVYATTKAIKSIQIDPKLLTADIDVTNNSWPKAETKSKFD